TGCACCTTTACACagtcaaatattttacattatttatctTAGCAGGACCCCCGGTCTAAATTTTTCAAGGCTCTGACAACATTATACTAGGTTGTAGTCTTCAGAAGGAgttccactttcttttatgtccAGATGAAGAAGTCTGTTTAATTTTTGTCCTTATTTTTCCAATTTACTTTGGGTTTGTTACAAAAATAACCGATGTACTTACTGTTAAACCACATTAGCCTAATCAGCAAAATCTATGCATTATTGGTGTTTCTGTGCAAATGACAAACATTTGTCCGTATAACAATATGAAAACACCAGTGCGAATGAAAacgttttgaaatgaaaatggtattttcaaatttttcaatGTTAGTGTGGACTAAGCCTCAGTAATACCAAAAATACATAGAGAAGAGGTTTTAAGAATGGTAGTTTCACATTTAGTCTTcttattgtaattttaattataGGTTTCTAGTATTTTTGATTTAAATAGATATAAAATACTGCAATTATGTACTGTAAGTAAGGGTGATGGGATAAAACCTCATGGAAAAGTTAAATTTATCATTACTAAGAAAGTATTAGTATTAAGAAAGAAACAGCAGTTGTGAGATTACACTTCTTcaatacattttagaaatatttctatttgttttcttcataggacatacatttgtttttaagaaaTTTAATATGCAGTAAAAAGTTCATTATAATACTAAACAGCCACAATGGAGGAATCCTTTTCAGTATGACTGACTGAATACTATTAAGAGTACTGCATAAGAAGTAAGACAATCTGCCTTGACTGACTTCTGGTGTCTTGCTGTCCATTCATTTCTatagtctcaaaaaaatgatcaataaagtatacaaaaaatattcattGGTGTTATAATAACAATTTTATTAAGACTAAATGCATACAAGCAATTGCGTATATGTTTTAGAAAGAAATATTCTTATGTGGCATAGGGATATGCATTTTTCTGATATACAATTAAACAGCCAGCTTTCActtaatttattataaagtgctctcaaaaaatgaaaagacaaaataacaataatgatgttTTACCCTTTTTCTGTGTATAACAAATGTAAGATGAATAAGAATTTGTCTTTTAACTTCAAATAAattatgatatacagtagaaAATGCACAACATGGACAGGGATTGTTCCATATACAGCGGAATTAAAATCTACTGATGTGTgaatcaaatttcaaaagaaacacactgtaaaaatacattaactgtatatgtacatataatatgcttaaagctgtttttagttttgtaataTGATTCCCAAAAAAGTATAGTACTTCTACTTTTGGCAGTATATACAGAATACAAATATTGCAGCTGAAAACTGAACTCTTTTTATATTGAAATAAGCCATTTTTTATGCACTAAAAACGTATTATATTTGATCAAAAAGGCACTTTGATCCAGAAATCATTACATTCACCATTGGCCTATCCAATACACTTAATATCTACAGGTATAACTGTAATTCAATTATTTTGGAACTGCAAAAATAAGGCTTGTTTATCCACttctttaatttgcttaaaactgtctagattaaatatataatacatcTATAAATCTCTGAAAATTGTCTCTTGCTCTCTAAAGTATTTACTGAACATGAAATAACCTTCCCTTAAGTTGACCTAACAAAACGcaagcacaaaaatattttataacttaAAGAAGACAGTCAAGTTAGAGccacaattttatataaataaaaatttaaaagtgcctTTAAACGTTAACAACATCTAAAACTGTAatcagaaaacattatttaatgtaaatttcCATACTTACTAATGGTGGGCATTTCACTACTAACTACAATGACAAATATTTTCATGCAATGCTGTGGCACAGTTCTTAATGTAAACACAGAAGCAAAGCTAGTCTAATGTGTTTAACTTCAGGTAGTTTGCATTTAAAGTGGCTAAGACAGTTTGCATTCTTCTTTACTCTTCCCTTTGGATTTCTTGTTTAATTTGGCTTGTTCCTGCTTACCACTATCCTGCTTATTTTCTGATTCAATTTGTGACAATTCCTCTAGTTCTCCATCCCCATTATCTACCTCAGGAAGAGGTTTGGTGTTATTTGTGTCATTTTCCATCAGTTCAGGAAGAGTTCCACTCTCCTCTTTGCTTGGTGATGTTGCCACATATGCAGTTTCTGTGTTGCTCTGCTGTGAACttcctttgtcatttattttctcTAAGTTTATTTCTCTATCTTTGTCCTGCATCTCAGTTTCATCATTTGATTTAAAAACTGAGCTACTTTCATTTATTTCCACAAATTGCCCAGAAACTTCAGAATTTTCCAAAGTAACTGTTGCCTCATCATCAAATTGAAATGAATCCCCCTCCTCATGTTCATCTTGATCATCTCCCTCAATGCCCATATTAATTTCTTctacattaatatttttatctGCTTTTCCTTCAACAGAGGTATCCTCCTTCATATGTTCTAAATGGCCTATCCCaatcacattttcttcttttaaattaacAGGATCTTTTTCAGATTGGAAAGCTGTCTTTGCTGATGCTGTATCGGATATGATTACTTCATCTTGTGGTTTTCCTGTTTCTGAAAGATTACTGACCTCCTTTGGTTCTGTGCTATAGCATGTTTCACAAACTTCTTTGCTACTGTCAGACAGTGCAATGCTATCTTTAGCTTTATCTCCTTCTCCACCCAAAgtatgaactgaaaaatgtatCTCCTCCTCTGACTTCTCAGAGATATCCATGGAATCACTAAAATAGTCTTTGTACATGTCTGCCGATGGTTTGCtttccaattcttgtttttcGCCACTCTGTACTAACTGATTACTACTTTCAGGATCTAACTTTTCTTCCTCTGCTGGATGGTGCATAACTATCAAGTTTTGCTCTAGATTTTCAAGACTGTCATAGACAGGAAGTATATCTGGTACTCCATCTTCAATTGACccatattttatattgttctgCATATTCATATCATCAGCTTGATGTTTAGCATTTTCCTCATTTGTAAAAGTTTGAACATCCATCTTGCAAGACTCATCAGTGTCAATCTTACACTCTGTTTGCAGCTCTATTGAGGACTCCTTCTCCATACTTAATGAATCCAGTTTCCATTTAATTGGCAAatcattaatattgttatttgatTCTGTGCTTTCTCCTTCTTCATTACTGGTTTGTAATGTAACATCATGCCCTGGAGCTTGTTTATATTTATCAGTAAAGCTACTTAAACTTGCTTCCACTTTGACAATGGCAGGTACTGTAAGGTCACTTACGTTCTCTGACAAACTGAGTTTCTCAATACTTTGTAATGCCTGATTACAGACAGGACTTTCACAGTTAATCACTTTCAAGTGAGACACCGTAACTTCTTGATTCTGCTCAGACATGTTATGGAGGCAACATTTGTCTGAAGATTCATGTAGATTGTGGCACTCTAAATGCTGGTGGtcacttttattttctgtgtcataCATAAACATTTGTTGAGTCATCAGTTCAgactcttgtttttctttttcaactgaACTACCAAAAGCAATACAATCATCCTGGGAAGTGTCTATAATTTTTGATAACTCAACCTCCTTATTCTTTAGTTGTTCATTCATGCTTTGTACATCAACAATTTCTTCTATTGTGTTAGTTTGTGAAATATCCACATTAACTGGTGGCTGATCAGAATGATATCTTTGAAAGTATAAACCATAATTTTCCTTTTCTGCTCTATAAGGCATTTTGAGATCTTCAACATCATCTGGTAAAGTAAGGTTCACATCTTTAGAAGTACATTTTGTCAACAGCTCATTGATACTGTTGGATTCAATTACTTTATCTTTCATCACAGAAGGctcttctttaatattttcttcatccTTTTTATTCACCTCTGAACtcagtttttcttcttctaaATTACTTGCTAAATCACATATCTCCATGGCAATATGTTTAGTTTTAGTCATGACACTCACATTCTCTGCATCATCTTTCAAATCTTCACTGGAATTTTTCTGTTCTTGAACGTAACCACAAGCTACAGGTATATTCAAATCTTCACAGTTTTGaaattcatctttttttatttcactttgttttgaGGGAATACCGTCTTCAGTGTGATCTTTTTTCTCTGTAGGACCACTGACCGATATCAGGATGGCATCTTTCACCACAGCCCTTAACTTAAGATCAGAGGTGGCTTGATTTTCAAATCCTTCCAGTTGTAAATTACTTTGTGAATCATCCACTATACCTGGATCATAGCTGTCACAGACAATGTCTTCATTGACTTTCACTTCTGAACTGTAACTCACAGGACTTGCTTGTTCGCAATTTGGTGACATTTGATTATTGTCTTTAGCATTATTTTTGTCACCTTCTTCACTACTTTGCAAATAATCATCTtctaatattgtttgctgatTTTCAGCTTCCTCGTTATTGGTTACTATAACAAGATTTGTTTTACAGGAAATAGTTTCCTTCATTGCTTGAGCACCATCCTCTTGATCATCACACTCCTGCATAGTCACTTCTGAATAAGCTGACTTTTCTTGATGGGTTTCTCTGTTGGCTTTAccattctttgcatttatttctttacacTGATTGGGATCACCTGCTGCTTTGTAATCTTTTATTTCCATCACAAACTCATTGCAGACAGCTGTGATAATTTCTTTCACAATCTTTTCAGATACCTCTAAAAAGATTTGATGAGATTTTTCAGTCTCTGCTAAATTCTCTCTATTCTCCACAAGTTCTTTAACCTTTGGTTCTTCAAGAAAACAGATTATTTGCTTAGTTTCACACATGGTGTTCACTTTATCCTCTGCAATGCTTAAAGTCAAATCAGCTTGTTCTAGGAGCCGTTTATCTTCATTTTCAGTAGCCACAGTTTTGACAACATTGCTTAAGTCATTGTTATATTTAACATCTGATTCCACAGCCAGATTATCTGAGAAATTATTTCTGTCATCATTTGAGGGTAAAATGGCATTGTCTGCTTTCAATGTAGTTTTATCTTCCAAGCAAACCTTTACAACAATATTTTCTAcagtattgtttaattttaaagcttCAGATTCTATGCTGTCAGCTCCTTGGCTTTGATTTTTACTACTTCTATCTTCTGTGAATCTATCTACTGAATTTTCACTGCCCCTGAGGTCTTcaaaacaaactgaaactaaaggCCCTTCTAAGAGCAGAACTCCTTCTTTGCCACACTCCTGTCCAATGTTTCTGCATTCATCTAGGGTTATGTTTAGATTGGGATCAAGTGATGATAAATTTTCTGTCTTGTTCTGAAAAAACTCTTTTGAGTCTATATTTCTGCCTTCACTTACAtcactattatttttattctgtatgtgGCCAACACTGGAGTTTGATCCACAAAGGTGCACACTCTGACCTACATTTTGAAAGCTATCACTAAATTCATTTGTTGTTACTTTTTCACCAGACACACATTCCTGTTCAAGTCTTAATTCCCTGTCTAAATGTACTCTCTGGTCAGCTTTATCTAATAATTTAAGAGACTTCTCATCGGAAtcttgaattaatttattttcgcACAAGCCTGTGTCTGGAGATGCATTTAAATTAACAGCACCCTGCAAAGAACCTCCACTCACgtttttaaataattcatgtTTGTGCAACTTTTCATTAGTATTCGGCTCATCAATAATATTCtctatttcagattttaatacATCTTGGTAATTTTTGTCACCATCCCCAGTAATTACATTTACTGCATGCATTCTCATTCTATCTTCATTTGCAGAGGATTCATTAAGCAATGAAGTAGACTCTATAACATTTGGAACATAAGAGGGCAAACTATCATTCGTTAGGTCATTTGGGTtaaattcactgtttttaataaatgtgtcttCTGTCTCTGAACATGTAGGTGAAAAACATTTAGTTTGATCTTCTTCCTGATTATCTTCCAAGTCATAACATTTGTCAGTAATGGATATAACAGATGAAGACTCTTCATTCTTAAGCAAATTCTCTTGAGTCTTTT
This portion of the Polypterus senegalus isolate Bchr_013 chromosome 6, ASM1683550v1, whole genome shotgun sequence genome encodes:
- the LOC120531004 gene encoding uncharacterized protein LOC120531004 isoform X11; translated protein: MGTQGTGRKRIPNRERLSGEDDALNQIAREAEARLAAKRAARAEAREIRMKELERQQKEIYQVQKKYYGLDNKWGDIEQWMEDSEKYSRRARRNTSASDDEERMSVGSRGSLRSDLDSAGAYGGVGLQKEKSMKKSSRSSRANSRNSDESKQSSRREQLLGNHYSSDLYNCSGLSSKPQTSTQNGSRGSLHDDSMFSGTRRFSASSSRAPSEYSGFLGSSSRASSRASSARASPVVEERPERDFVEKGSRSTSTLSAATLASLGGTSSRRGSGDTSISVDTEASIREIKDIHELKDQIQDVESKYMKGLKEVKDSLAEVEEKYRKAMVSNAQLDNEKTNLLFQVDTLKDSLIELEEQLAETRREYEEKSKQYERERHAHSVLQFQFSEMKKTLQQTEELLAEVRQLHLKQESYVREISDLQETIEWKDKKIGALERQKEYADAIRNERDELREEVVMLKDLLKKHGIVPGLEVTTNGEAGSIIIDGPAESETVTMEIQDSAQGSQSPDGVIGKREEVERVDDDKREIMPSPRSEGGTRDSSVDDREMKEESFNKKTQENLLKNEESSSVISITDKCYDLEDNQEEDQTKCFSPTCSETEDTFIKNSEFNPNDLTNDSLPSYVPNVIESTSLLNESSANEDRMRMHAVNVITGDGDKNYQDVLKSEIENIIDEPNTNEKLHKHELFKNVSGGSLQGAVNLNASPDTGLCENKLIQDSDEKSLKLLDKADQRVHLDRELRLEQECVSGEKVTTNEFSDSFQNVGQSVHLCGSNSSVGHIQNKNNSDVSEGRNIDSKEFFQNKTENLSSLDPNLNITLDECRNIGQECGKEGVLLLEGPLVSVCFEDLRGSENSVDRFTEDRSSKNQSQGADSIESEALKLNNTVENIVVKVCLEDKTTLKADNAILPSNDDRNNFSDNLAVESDVKYNNDLSNVVKTVATENEDKRLLEQADLTLSIAEDKVNTMCETKQIICFLEEPKVKELVENRENLAETEKSHQIFLEVSEKIVKEIITAVCNEFVMEIKDYKAAGDPNQCKEINAKNGKANRETHQEKSAYSEVTMQECDDQEDGAQAMKETISCKTNLVIVTNNEEAENQQTILEDDYLQSSEEGDKNNAKDNNQMSPNCEQASPVSYSSEVKVNEDIVCDSYDPGIVDDSQSNLQLEGFENQATSDLKLRAVVKDAILISVSGPTEKKDHTEDGIPSKQSEIKKDEFQNCEDLNIPVACGYVQEQKNSSEDLKDDAENVSVMTKTKHIAMEICDLASNLEEEKLSSEVNKKDEENIKEEPSVMKDKVIESNSINELLTKCTSKDVNLTLPDDVEDLKMPYRAEKENYGLYFQRYHSDQPPVNVDISQTNTIEEIVDVQSMNEQLKNKEVELSKIIDTSQDDCIAFGSSVEKEKQESELMTQQMFMYDTENKSDHQHLECHNLHESSDKCCLHNMSEQNQEVTVSHLKVINCESPVCNQALQSIEKLSLSENVSDLTVPAIVKVEASLSSFTDKYKQAPGHDVTLQTSNEEGESTESNNNINDLPIKWKLDSLSMEKESSIELQTECKIDTDESCKMDVQTFTNEENAKHQADDMNMQNNIKYGSIEDGVPDILPVYDSLENLEQNLIVMHHPAEEEKLDPESSNQLVQSGEKQELESKPSADMYKDYFSDSMDISEKSEEEIHFSVHTLGGEGDKAKDSIALSDSSKEVCETCYSTEPKEVSNLSETGKPQDEVIISDTASAKTAFQSEKDPVNLKEENVIGIGHLEHMKEDTSVEGKADKNINVEEINMGIEGDDQDEHEEGDSFQFDDEATVTLENSEVSGQFVEINESSSVFKSNDETEMQDKDREINLEKINDKGSSQQSNTETAYVATSPSKEESGTLPELMENDTNNTKPLPEVDNGDGELEELSQIESENKQDSGKQEQAKLNKKSKGKSKEECKLS
- the LOC120531004 gene encoding uncharacterized protein LOC120531004 isoform X1 encodes the protein MGTQGTGRKRIPNRERLSGEDDALNQIAREAEARLAAKRAARAEAREIRMKELERQQKEIYQVQKKYYGLDNKWGDIEQWMEDSEKYSRRARRNTSASDDEERMSVGSRGSLRSDLDSAGAYGGVGLQKEKSMKKSSRSSRANSRNSDESKQSSRREQLLGNHYSSDLYNCSGLSSKPQTSTQNGSRGSLHDDSMFSGTRRFSASSSRAPSEYSGFLGSSSRASSRASSARASPVSFEESDSVAGFLRCAASSSSVLHDLEDVTIPDFSYVEERPERDFVEKGSRSTSTLSAATLASLGGTSSRRGSGDTSISVDTEASIREIKDIHELKDQIQDVESKYMKGLKEVKDSLAEVEEKYRKAMVSNAQLDNEKTNLLFQVDTLKDSLIELEEQLAETRREYEEKSKQYERERHAHSVLQFQFSEMKKTLQQTEELLAEVRQLHLKQESYVREISDLQETIEWKDKKIGALERQKEYADAIRNERDELREEVVMLKDLLKKHGIVPGLEVTTNGEAGSIIIDGPAESETVTMEIQDSAQGSQSPDGVIGKREEVERVDDDKREIMPSPRSEGGTRDSSVDDREMKEESFNKKTQENLLKNEESSSVISITDKCYDLEDNQEEDQTKCFSPTCSETEDTFIKNSEFNPNDLTNDSLPSYVPNVIESTSLLNESSANEDRMRMHAVNVITGDGDKNYQDVLKSEIENIIDEPNTNEKLHKHELFKNVSGGSLQGAVNLNASPDTGLCENKLIQDSDEKSLKLLDKADQRVHLDRELRLEQECVSGEKVTTNEFSDSFQNVGQSVHLCGSNSSVGHIQNKNNSDVSEGRNIDSKEFFQNKTENLSSLDPNLNITLDECRNIGQECGKEGVLLLEGPLVSVCFEDLRGSENSVDRFTEDRSSKNQSQGADSIESEALKLNNTVENIVVKVCLEDKTTLKADNAILPSNDDRNNFSDNLAVESDVKYNNDLSNVVKTVATENEDKRLLEQADLTLSIAEDKVNTMCETKQIICFLEEPKVKELVENRENLAETEKSHQIFLEVSEKIVKEIITAVCNEFVMEIKDYKAAGDPNQCKEINAKNGKANRETHQEKSAYSEVTMQECDDQEDGAQAMKETISCKTNLVIVTNNEEAENQQTILEDDYLQSSEEGDKNNAKDNNQMSPNCEQASPVSYSSEVKVNEDIVCDSYDPGIVDDSQSNLQLEGFENQATSDLKLRAVVKDAILISVSGPTEKKDHTEDGIPSKQSEIKKDEFQNCEDLNIPVACGYVQEQKNSSEDLKDDAENVSVMTKTKHIAMEICDLASNLEEEKLSSEVNKKDEENIKEEPSVMKDKVIESNSINELLTKCTSKDVNLTLPDDVEDLKMPYRAEKENYGLYFQRYHSDQPPVNVDISQTNTIEEIVDVQSMNEQLKNKEVELSKIIDTSQDDCIAFGSSVEKEKQESELMTQQMFMYDTENKSDHQHLECHNLHESSDKCCLHNMSEQNQEVTVSHLKVINCESPVCNQALQSIEKLSLSENVSDLTVPAIVKVEASLSSFTDKYKQAPGHDVTLQTSNEEGESTESNNNINDLPIKWKLDSLSMEKESSIELQTECKIDTDESCKMDVQTFTNEENAKHQADDMNMQNNIKYGSIEDGVPDILPVYDSLENLEQNLIVMHHPAEEEKLDPESSNQLVQSGEKQELESKPSADMYKDYFSDSMDISEKSEEEIHFSVHTLGGEGDKAKDSIALSDSSKEVCETCYSTEPKEVSNLSETGKPQDEVIISDTASAKTAFQSEKDPVNLKEENVIGIGHLEHMKEDTSVEGKADKNINVEEINMGIEGDDQDEHEEGDSFQFDDEATVTLENSEVSGQFVEINESSSVFKSNDETEMQDKDREINLEKINDKGSSQQSNTETAYVATSPSKEESGTLPELMENDTNNTKPLPEVDNGDGELEELSQIESENKQDSGKQEQAKLNKKSKGKSKEECKLS
- the LOC120531004 gene encoding uncharacterized protein LOC120531004 isoform X12, with protein sequence MGTQGTGRKRIPNRERLSGEDDALNQIAREAEARLAAKRAARAEAREIRMKELERQQKEIYQVQKKYYGLDNKWGDIEQWMEDSEKYSRRARRNTSASDDEERMSVGSRGSLRSDLDSAGAYGGVGLQKEKSMKKSSRSSRANSRNSDESKQSSRREQLLGNHYSSDLYNCSGLSSKPQTSTQNGSRPSMLCSNGLPSRSIRGSLHDDSMFSGTRRFSASSSRAPSEYSGFLGSSSRASSRASSARASPVVEERPERDFVEKGSRSTSTLSAATLASLGGTSSRRGSGDTSISVDTEASIREIKDSLAEVEEKYRKAMVSNAQLDNEKTNLLFQVDTLKDSLIELEEQLAETRREYEEKSKQYERERHAHSVLQFQFSEMKKTLQQTEELLAEVRQLHLKQESYVREISDLQETIEWKDKKIGALERQKEYADAIRNERDELREEVVMLKDLLKKHGIVPGLEVTTNGEAGSIIIDGPAESETVTMEIQDSAQGSQSPDGVIGKREEVERVDDDKREIMPSPRSEGGTRDSSVDDREMKEESFNKKTQENLLKNEESSSVISITDKCYDLEDNQEEDQTKCFSPTCSETEDTFIKNSEFNPNDLTNDSLPSYVPNVIESTSLLNESSANEDRMRMHAVNVITGDGDKNYQDVLKSEIENIIDEPNTNEKLHKHELFKNVSGGSLQGAVNLNASPDTGLCENKLIQDSDEKSLKLLDKADQRVHLDRELRLEQECVSGEKVTTNEFSDSFQNVGQSVHLCGSNSSVGHIQNKNNSDVSEGRNIDSKEFFQNKTENLSSLDPNLNITLDECRNIGQECGKEGVLLLEGPLVSVCFEDLRGSENSVDRFTEDRSSKNQSQGADSIESEALKLNNTVENIVVKVCLEDKTTLKADNAILPSNDDRNNFSDNLAVESDVKYNNDLSNVVKTVATENEDKRLLEQADLTLSIAEDKVNTMCETKQIICFLEEPKVKELVENRENLAETEKSHQIFLEVSEKIVKEIITAVCNEFVMEIKDYKAAGDPNQCKEINAKNGKANRETHQEKSAYSEVTMQECDDQEDGAQAMKETISCKTNLVIVTNNEEAENQQTILEDDYLQSSEEGDKNNAKDNNQMSPNCEQASPVSYSSEVKVNEDIVCDSYDPGIVDDSQSNLQLEGFENQATSDLKLRAVVKDAILISVSGPTEKKDHTEDGIPSKQSEIKKDEFQNCEDLNIPVACGYVQEQKNSSEDLKDDAENVSVMTKTKHIAMEICDLASNLEEEKLSSEVNKKDEENIKEEPSVMKDKVIESNSINELLTKCTSKDVNLTLPDDVEDLKMPYRAEKENYGLYFQRYHSDQPPVNVDISQTNTIEEIVDVQSMNEQLKNKEVELSKIIDTSQDDCIAFGSSVEKEKQESELMTQQMFMYDTENKSDHQHLECHNLHESSDKCCLHNMSEQNQEVTVSHLKVINCESPVCNQALQSIEKLSLSENVSDLTVPAIVKVEASLSSFTDKYKQAPGHDVTLQTSNEEGESTESNNNINDLPIKWKLDSLSMEKESSIELQTECKIDTDESCKMDVQTFTNEENAKHQADDMNMQNNIKYGSIEDGVPDILPVYDSLENLEQNLIVMHHPAEEEKLDPESSNQLVQSGEKQELESKPSADMYKDYFSDSMDISEKSEEEIHFSVHTLGGEGDKAKDSIALSDSSKEVCETCYSTEPKEVSNLSETGKPQDEVIISDTASAKTAFQSEKDPVNLKEENVIGIGHLEHMKEDTSVEGKADKNINVEEINMGIEGDDQDEHEEGDSFQFDDEATVTLENSEVSGQFVEINESSSVFKSNDETEMQDKDREINLEKINDKGSSQQSNTETAYVATSPSKEESGTLPELMENDTNNTKPLPEVDNGDGELEELSQIESENKQDSGKQEQAKLNKKSKGKSKEECKLS
- the LOC120531004 gene encoding uncharacterized protein LOC120531004 isoform X6; translation: MGTQGTGRKRIPNRERLSGEDDALNQIAREAEARLAAKRAARAEAREIRMKELERQQKEIYQVQKKYYGLDNKWGDIEQWMEDSEKYSRRARRNTSASDDEERMSVGSRGSLRSDLDSAGAYGGVGLQKEKSMKKSSRSSRANSRNSDESKQSSRREQLLGNHYSSDLYNCSGLSSKPQTSTQNGSRPSMLCSNGLPSRSIRGSLHDDSMFSGTRRFSASSSRAPSEYSGFLGSSSRASSRASSARASPVVEERPERDFVEKGSRSTSTLSAATLASLGGTSSRRGSGDTSISVDTEASIREIKDIHELKDQIQDVESKYMKGLKEVKDSLAEVEEKYRKAMVSNAQLDNEKTNLLFQVDTLKDSLIELEEQLAETRREYEEKSKQYERERHAHSVLQFQFSEMKKTLQQTEELLAEVRQLHLKQESYVREISDLQETIEWKDKKIGALERQKEYADAIRNERDELREEVVMLKDLLKKHGIVPGLEVTTNGEAGSIIIDGPAESETVTMEIQDSAQGSQSPDGVIGKREEVERVDDDKREIMPSPRSEGGTRDSSVDDREMKEESFNKKTQENLLKNEESSSVISITDKCYDLEDNQEEDQTKCFSPTCSETEDTFIKNSEFNPNDLTNDSLPSYVPNVIESTSLLNESSANEDRMRMHAVNVITGDGDKNYQDVLKSEIENIIDEPNTNEKLHKHELFKNVSGGSLQGAVNLNASPDTGLCENKLIQDSDEKSLKLLDKADQRVHLDRELRLEQECVSGEKVTTNEFSDSFQNVGQSVHLCGSNSSVGHIQNKNNSDVSEGRNIDSKEFFQNKTENLSSLDPNLNITLDECRNIGQECGKEGVLLLEGPLVSVCFEDLRGSENSVDRFTEDRSSKNQSQGADSIESEALKLNNTVENIVVKVCLEDKTTLKADNAILPSNDDRNNFSDNLAVESDVKYNNDLSNVVKTVATENEDKRLLEQADLTLSIAEDKVNTMCETKQIICFLEEPKVKELVENRENLAETEKSHQIFLEVSEKIVKEIITAVCNEFVMEIKDYKAAGDPNQCKEINAKNGKANRETHQEKSAYSEVTMQECDDQEDGAQAMKETISCKTNLVIVTNNEEAENQQTILEDDYLQSSEEGDKNNAKDNNQMSPNCEQASPVSYSSEVKVNEDIVCDSYDPGIVDDSQSNLQLEGFENQATSDLKLRAVVKDAILISVSGPTEKKDHTEDGIPSKQSEIKKDEFQNCEDLNIPVACGYVQEQKNSSEDLKDDAENVSVMTKTKHIAMEICDLASNLEEEKLSSEVNKKDEENIKEEPSVMKDKVIESNSINELLTKCTSKDVNLTLPDDVEDLKMPYRAEKENYGLYFQRYHSDQPPVNVDISQTNTIEEIVDVQSMNEQLKNKEVELSKIIDTSQDDCIAFGSSVEKEKQESELMTQQMFMYDTENKSDHQHLECHNLHESSDKCCLHNMSEQNQEVTVSHLKVINCESPVCNQALQSIEKLSLSENVSDLTVPAIVKVEASLSSFTDKYKQAPGHDVTLQTSNEEGESTESNNNINDLPIKWKLDSLSMEKESSIELQTECKIDTDESCKMDVQTFTNEENAKHQADDMNMQNNIKYGSIEDGVPDILPVYDSLENLEQNLIVMHHPAEEEKLDPESSNQLVQSGEKQELESKPSADMYKDYFSDSMDISEKSEEEIHFSVHTLGGEGDKAKDSIALSDSSKEVCETCYSTEPKEVSNLSETGKPQDEVIISDTASAKTAFQSEKDPVNLKEENVIGIGHLEHMKEDTSVEGKADKNINVEEINMGIEGDDQDEHEEGDSFQFDDEATVTLENSEVSGQFVEINESSSVFKSNDETEMQDKDREINLEKINDKGSSQQSNTETAYVATSPSKEESGTLPELMENDTNNTKPLPEVDNGDGELEELSQIESENKQDSGKQEQAKLNKKSKGKSKEECKLS